A window from Chitinophaga filiformis encodes these proteins:
- a CDS encoding SusC/RagA family TonB-linked outer membrane protein → MKLTAILTLVFSLNLSARSYSQTVTIAGKHLALYDIFNSISKQTGYEFVYDEKLLQGTGAVDINLKSASLSEVLDRCLKDKPLSYTIMDKIIVIRPKAVKKETPTAIQPAAAIEGTVVDATGQPLPNVAVQVKGTTRGVLTDAKGHFSLQAESTDVLVFNYVGFEKKEITVGGQTNIQVTLTESNKQLNTVVVTALGIKRSEKSVTYATQQVSGVELTKAKDPNLINTLNGKVAGLTISQSSSGVGGSAKVILRGAKSGLGSNQALYVVDGVPMNNSLTSQPNSSYGGSGAYDGGDPISNLNPDDIESISTLKGASAAALYGSQGANGVILITTKSGKAGRTVVNFSSSLTLSNIAYKPEFQNSYGQTNATNTQSWGSKISGGKDNLSSFFQTGQNLTNSISLAGGSDKMQTYFSYANTSAKGIQPTNKLSRNNITFKETGHFLNDKLTAEADVNYVNQTIDNTILSGFYFNPLTGLYLFPRGKDLQPYKDNYEVFDPTRRLMVQNWPFNEDVQQNPWWIIHRDPNTLDRNRLLMNASLKYDVNKWLNITARGSMDRINDVFEQKIYAGTIQTLSPANGVYVYSNTTTNQQYGDLLANFDIPVGDKIRITGVLGGSIRDVVTKGEKFNSGQDGLNIPNLFVIQNFKTFNPLNSGTLQENHSQVQSVFGSANISYKDWAYLDLTARNDWASNLAFTPSGSYFYPSVGLNVILSQVAKLPAFISFAKVRGSFAQVGNSPLAYQSNPALYNFSAGGGFSLNTTAPFTDLKPEKTNSLEFGTEWHFFENRLGVDVTYYKTNTKNQTLQIRAPQGSFYDNFFINAGNIQNQGVEAIVRYEVLRDTKLKWNTSINFSTNKNKIIELSPNAPEFTLSGASGSNYVSKFKVGGSFGDIYGTVLQRDAQGRVMIDANGNPIKQGGDFVYLGNSNTRWQLGWNNNLQYKDFNLSFLIDGKFGGKVMSITQSMMDQYGVSKVSGEARDAGGVAVNGVDPNGNAVSKVDAQKWYSTIGGREAASGEYMYSATTVRLREVALGYTIPVKNTSFVKALKLSLTGRNLVYFSKKAPFDPELTMSTANGLSGVDIFMPPATRNYGLSLNATF, encoded by the coding sequence ATGAAATTAACTGCCATTTTAACACTGGTGTTCTCTCTGAATCTGAGCGCCAGGTCTTATTCCCAAACAGTCACGATCGCAGGAAAACACCTTGCCTTGTACGATATCTTCAACAGTATCAGTAAACAGACTGGTTATGAGTTTGTTTACGACGAAAAACTGCTGCAGGGTACAGGTGCTGTAGATATCAATTTAAAATCGGCCAGCCTGTCTGAAGTGCTGGACAGATGCCTGAAAGATAAACCGCTCTCTTACACTATCATGGACAAGATCATCGTGATCCGTCCGAAAGCAGTGAAAAAAGAGACGCCCACCGCCATCCAGCCCGCGGCTGCCATTGAGGGTACTGTGGTGGATGCTACCGGTCAGCCCCTGCCTAACGTGGCTGTTCAGGTAAAAGGCACTACCCGTGGTGTACTGACAGATGCCAAAGGACATTTCTCGCTCCAGGCAGAAAGCACCGATGTACTGGTGTTCAATTATGTTGGTTTTGAGAAAAAAGAGATCACGGTAGGCGGTCAGACCAACATCCAGGTTACGCTGACCGAATCCAATAAACAGCTGAATACTGTTGTAGTAACAGCGCTGGGCATCAAAAGATCAGAGAAATCTGTTACCTATGCTACCCAGCAGGTAAGCGGTGTAGAGCTGACAAAAGCCAAAGACCCGAACCTGATCAATACCCTGAACGGTAAGGTAGCGGGTCTGACTATCTCTCAAAGCTCTTCCGGTGTGGGTGGTTCCGCAAAGGTGATCCTGCGCGGCGCTAAATCAGGTCTCGGAAGTAACCAGGCGCTTTACGTGGTAGACGGGGTGCCTATGAACAACTCCCTGACTTCACAACCTAACAGCTCTTATGGTGGCAGCGGCGCTTATGATGGCGGCGACCCGATCTCCAACCTGAACCCGGATGACATTGAAAGCATCTCCACATTGAAAGGTGCTTCTGCTGCGGCCCTTTACGGTAGCCAGGGCGCCAATGGCGTGATCCTGATCACCACAAAAAGTGGCAAAGCCGGCCGCACGGTAGTCAACTTCTCATCCAGCCTGACCCTTAGCAATATAGCCTACAAGCCTGAATTCCAGAACAGCTACGGTCAGACCAACGCCACCAACACACAGAGCTGGGGTAGTAAAATATCCGGTGGTAAAGATAACCTGTCATCTTTCTTCCAGACGGGCCAGAACCTGACCAACTCTATCAGCCTGGCAGGTGGTTCTGACAAGATGCAGACCTATTTCTCTTACGCCAATACTTCTGCAAAAGGTATTCAGCCTACGAATAAACTGTCCCGTAATAACATCACTTTCAAAGAAACAGGACATTTTCTGAATGATAAACTGACTGCAGAAGCTGATGTTAACTATGTCAATCAGACGATTGACAATACGATCCTGAGTGGCTTCTATTTTAACCCGCTGACTGGCCTGTACCTCTTCCCACGTGGAAAAGACCTGCAGCCGTACAAGGACAATTACGAAGTATTCGATCCTACCAGGCGCCTCATGGTGCAGAACTGGCCGTTCAACGAAGATGTGCAGCAGAACCCCTGGTGGATCATTCACCGCGATCCGAACACCCTTGACCGCAACCGCCTGCTGATGAACGCCAGCCTGAAATACGATGTGAACAAATGGCTGAACATCACCGCACGTGGAAGCATGGACAGGATCAACGATGTATTTGAGCAGAAAATATATGCCGGTACCATCCAAACCCTCTCTCCCGCCAATGGTGTGTATGTATACAGCAATACCACTACCAATCAGCAGTATGGTGACCTGCTGGCCAATTTCGACATACCGGTAGGCGACAAGATCCGTATCACCGGTGTGCTGGGCGGAAGCATCAGGGACGTAGTGACCAAAGGCGAGAAATTCAATTCCGGACAGGATGGTCTGAACATTCCTAACCTTTTCGTGATCCAGAACTTCAAAACCTTCAATCCGCTGAACTCCGGTACCTTACAGGAAAATCACAGCCAGGTGCAATCCGTTTTCGGTAGTGCCAACATCTCCTACAAGGACTGGGCATACCTGGACCTGACCGCACGTAATGACTGGGCCTCCAACCTGGCCTTTACGCCTTCCGGTTCTTACTTTTACCCTTCTGTAGGTCTGAACGTGATCCTGAGCCAGGTAGCTAAACTGCCTGCGTTCATCAGCTTTGCCAAAGTACGAGGTTCCTTCGCACAGGTGGGCAATTCTCCACTGGCTTACCAGTCTAACCCTGCTCTGTATAACTTCAGCGCGGGTGGCGGCTTCAGTCTGAACACCACGGCTCCTTTCACTGATCTGAAACCAGAAAAGACCAATTCACTGGAGTTCGGTACAGAATGGCATTTCTTTGAGAACAGGCTGGGTGTAGATGTGACATACTATAAGACCAATACCAAGAACCAGACTTTACAGATCAGGGCTCCGCAGGGATCTTTCTATGATAACTTCTTCATCAATGCCGGTAATATCCAGAACCAGGGTGTGGAAGCTATTGTACGTTATGAAGTGTTACGTGATACCAAGCTGAAATGGAACACCAGCATAAACTTCTCTACGAATAAGAATAAGATTATCGAATTGTCTCCTAACGCGCCTGAGTTTACACTGAGTGGTGCATCCGGATCCAACTATGTATCTAAATTCAAGGTAGGCGGTTCTTTTGGAGACATTTATGGTACCGTATTGCAGCGTGATGCACAGGGTCGTGTCATGATCGATGCAAACGGTAATCCGATCAAGCAGGGCGGTGACTTCGTATACCTGGGTAACTCTAATACCAGGTGGCAATTGGGATGGAACAACAACCTGCAGTATAAAGATTTCAACCTGTCTTTCCTGATCGATGGCAAATTCGGTGGTAAGGTAATGTCTATCACCCAGTCCATGATGGACCAGTATGGCGTATCCAAAGTGAGCGGCGAAGCACGTGATGCAGGCGGCGTTGCAGTGAATGGTGTTGATCCTAACGGCAATGCTGTATCCAAAGTAGATGCACAGAAATGGTACTCAACTATTGGTGGCCGTGAAGCAGCTTCCGGAGAATATATGTACAGCGCTACTACTGTACGCCTGCGCGAGGTTGCACTGGGTTATACCATCCCTGTAAAGAATACCAGCTTCGTGAAAGCATTGAAATTATCACTGACCGGACGTAACCTGGTGTATTTCTCCAAGAAAGCGCCATTCGATCCTGAGTTGACAATGTCGACTGCCAACGGTCTGTCAGGCGTGGATATCTTCATGCCTCCTGCTACCCGCAACTACGGCCTGTCACTGAATGCTACCTTCTAA
- a CDS encoding RagB/SusD family nutrient uptake outer membrane protein, producing the protein MKRYYIKSMWAIAAAVLLGASACTKNFEVYNQDNTGITPDDLKGDFNDIGAFLTRAQRSIINFSDGGDPNSYQLQQNLNADCYSGYFMSPNPFNGGQNNLSYSLISGWNGEPFKVGYLNIMSSVSKLRLSGVDTAYPAVWAVAQIVQITGMSRVTDIYGPIPYSKVGTSKSAIPYDSQEDVYKRFFLELDTATNNLRTQVAGNGKPLPFAFSRFDLVYDGDFTKWLQYANSLRLRLAMHIVKAAPELAKEQAEKALDPANGGVITGNAGNMKVKVSGSGFSNPLVFIAQNWLDIRIGASIQSYMSGYNDPRIGKYFDKSTDPAFPSRYQGIRIGSVNGNVSKGDYTGYSSLNLTGSTPSFSITTPVQIMTAAEVYFLRAEAALRNWANAGSDVQTLYNQGITTSMEQWGANAGAYLNDNTSTPAGYTDPKNSANNAAAPSAITIKWDDAASPEAKMERLITQKWIAMFPEGQEAWTEFRRTGYPKLFPVVNNFSGGVISSTTQIRRLPFPQNEYNTNSAEVAKAIVLLKGADNGATRLWWDVQ; encoded by the coding sequence ATGAAACGTTACTATATAAAAAGCATGTGGGCTATTGCAGCAGCAGTATTGCTGGGAGCCAGTGCGTGTACGAAGAACTTTGAAGTATACAACCAGGACAATACCGGCATTACTCCGGACGACCTGAAGGGAGATTTTAATGATATCGGTGCATTCCTTACAAGGGCACAGCGTTCTATTATCAACTTTTCTGATGGTGGGGATCCCAACTCTTACCAGTTACAACAAAATCTGAATGCTGACTGCTATTCAGGTTATTTTATGTCGCCCAACCCATTTAACGGCGGACAAAACAACCTGTCCTACTCGCTTATAAGCGGCTGGAATGGTGAGCCTTTCAAGGTAGGTTACCTCAATATCATGTCTTCTGTGAGCAAGCTGCGTTTAAGTGGTGTCGATACGGCTTATCCTGCAGTATGGGCTGTAGCGCAGATAGTGCAGATAACCGGTATGAGCCGTGTTACCGACATCTATGGTCCTATTCCCTACAGTAAGGTGGGTACCAGCAAGAGCGCTATTCCGTACGACAGCCAGGAAGATGTGTACAAACGTTTCTTCCTGGAGCTGGACACTGCTACCAATAACCTGCGTACACAGGTCGCCGGTAACGGAAAGCCATTGCCCTTCGCTTTTTCCAGATTTGACCTCGTATACGATGGTGATTTCACAAAGTGGTTACAATATGCTAACAGCCTCCGTTTACGCCTCGCTATGCATATCGTGAAAGCTGCTCCCGAACTGGCAAAGGAACAGGCCGAAAAAGCCCTGGATCCGGCCAACGGCGGTGTGATCACGGGTAATGCAGGCAATATGAAAGTAAAGGTATCGGGCTCAGGCTTTAGTAATCCACTGGTGTTTATAGCACAGAACTGGCTGGATATCCGTATCGGTGCGTCTATTCAAAGCTATATGAGCGGTTACAATGATCCGCGCATCGGCAAATATTTTGACAAGTCTACCGATCCTGCGTTTCCTTCCCGCTACCAGGGCATCCGAATAGGCTCTGTCAATGGCAATGTGTCCAAAGGAGATTATACCGGGTATTCTTCGTTGAACCTGACAGGCAGTACGCCGTCCTTCTCTATCACCACTCCTGTACAGATCATGACTGCTGCAGAAGTATACTTCCTGAGAGCAGAGGCTGCCCTGCGTAACTGGGCAAATGCAGGTAGTGATGTACAAACACTATATAACCAGGGCATCACTACTTCGATGGAACAATGGGGCGCAAATGCCGGTGCTTATCTCAACGATAATACCAGCACACCTGCCGGCTATACAGATCCAAAGAACAGCGCAAACAATGCAGCAGCGCCTTCTGCCATCACCATCAAGTGGGATGATGCAGCAAGCCCTGAAGCAAAAATGGAACGTCTCATTACACAGAAATGGATCGCTATGTTCCCTGAAGGCCAGGAAGCCTGGACAGAATTCCGCCGCACAGGGTATCCTAAACTGTTCCCTGTCGTGAACAATTTCAGCGGTGGTGTCATCAGCAGTACTACCCAGATCAGACGCTTACCCTTCCCACAGAACGAGTATAACACCAACAGCGCGGAAGTGGCCAAGGCTATTGTGTTGCTGAAAGGCGCCGACAATGGTGCAACAAGATTATGGTGGGATGTACAATAA
- a CDS encoding glycoside hydrolase family 30 protein, translating to MRKFALIGLLLVAYAGYAKSEALHNGKDSTTRKGVTVYTTAENTKLRLTETGTLSFAPMKQPLETEVCIFVDPAKRFQTLLGIGGALTDAAAETWAKMPNQKRAELMKAYYDPVEGIGYTLARTNIQSCDFSSDSYSYVKDNDSLLRTFSVAHDMQYRIPFIKAAITAAGGKLPLYVSPWSPPAWMKDNNDMLHGGKLLPKYYQSWANFFVKFIKTYESLGIPVWGLSVQNEPMAKQKWESCNYSAEEERDFIKRYLGPTLQKQGLAAKKLIAWDHNRDQVYQRASTILEDPAAAKYVWGIGYHWYETWTGSTMMFDNVRRVAETFPDKHLIFTEGCIESFKRERINEWFIGERYGHSMVNDFNNGTVAWTDWNILLDENGGPNHVGNFCFAPVHADTKTGELIYTNAYYYLGHFSKFIRPGAKRVIASSNRTDLETTAFVNKDGKLAVVVLNMSSKEIPYKLWIKGEAAAATSLPHSIATLIIE from the coding sequence ATGAGAAAATTCGCATTGATAGGGCTGTTGCTGGTGGCTTACGCCGGTTACGCGAAGAGCGAAGCCCTGCATAATGGAAAAGATTCCACTACACGTAAAGGTGTTACTGTATACACCACGGCAGAGAATACCAAACTCCGGTTGACCGAAACGGGCACTTTATCTTTTGCTCCCATGAAACAGCCGCTTGAAACAGAAGTGTGCATCTTTGTAGACCCTGCAAAGCGTTTCCAGACGCTGTTGGGTATTGGTGGCGCACTCACCGATGCCGCTGCTGAAACATGGGCTAAAATGCCCAACCAGAAGAGAGCAGAACTGATGAAGGCGTATTATGATCCGGTAGAGGGCATTGGGTACACATTGGCCAGGACCAATATACAGAGCTGCGATTTCTCCAGCGATTCTTACAGCTATGTAAAGGACAATGATAGCTTACTGAGAACATTCAGTGTAGCGCACGATATGCAATACCGCATTCCTTTCATTAAAGCGGCTATAACCGCCGCAGGAGGAAAATTGCCATTGTATGTAAGCCCCTGGAGCCCTCCGGCCTGGATGAAGGACAACAACGATATGCTGCATGGTGGTAAACTGTTGCCAAAGTATTACCAGTCATGGGCGAACTTCTTTGTGAAGTTTATCAAAACTTATGAGTCACTGGGCATCCCGGTATGGGGACTTTCTGTTCAGAATGAACCGATGGCAAAACAGAAGTGGGAATCCTGCAACTACTCTGCCGAAGAAGAGAGGGATTTTATCAAACGTTACTTAGGTCCTACCTTACAGAAACAGGGATTGGCTGCAAAGAAACTGATAGCCTGGGATCATAATCGCGATCAGGTGTATCAGCGCGCCAGCACTATCCTGGAAGATCCAGCGGCTGCAAAATATGTCTGGGGCATTGGTTATCACTGGTATGAGACCTGGACGGGTAGTACCATGATGTTTGACAATGTACGCCGTGTGGCAGAAACTTTCCCCGACAAGCACCTGATCTTTACCGAAGGGTGTATCGAGTCTTTCAAGCGGGAGCGTATCAATGAATGGTTCATCGGTGAGCGTTATGGTCACTCGATGGTCAATGACTTCAACAACGGTACCGTTGCCTGGACAGACTGGAACATCCTGCTGGATGAAAATGGCGGTCCTAATCACGTTGGTAACTTCTGCTTTGCACCGGTGCATGCAGATACAAAGACAGGTGAACTGATCTATACCAACGCTTATTATTACCTGGGGCACTTTTCTAAGTTCATCCGCCCGGGAGCAAAACGTGTGATCGCATCATCCAACAGAACAGACCTGGAGACAACCGCTTTCGTTAACAAAGACGGTAAGCTCGCAGTTGTTGTGTTGAACATGTCATCAAAAGAGATCCCTTACAAGTTGTGGATCAAGGGTGAAGCAGCTGCCGCAACGAGCCTGCCACATTCAATCGCAACACTGATAATAGAATAG
- a CDS encoding glycoside hydrolase family 30 protein: MRFRNKTSISLAVLLMTGLIAIAGCKDKNGGEIPGPTVDPPMTDTTDVNMWLTTGDKTVLFQKQKVRLLFKDTVNIYPDISVNDEQTYQTIDGFGYCLTDGSAMLINSLPANVQDELLKELFLTDSTHIGVSYLRVSIGASDLSVAPFTYNDLSTGETDVNMTKFSIDMEKKDLLPILKKIVALAPNIKILGSPWSAPSWMKTNNASKGGSLKPEYYAAYALYFVKYIQAMKAEGITIDAITPQNEPLHGGNNPSMVMQANEQADFVKNHLGPAFKAAGLTTKIIVYDHNADKPEYPAAILNDRDAYPYVDGSAFHLYGGSITALTQLHDAYPEKNIYFTEQWVGGPGNFGNDLKWHVSTLIIGATRNWSRNVLEWNLASDPNYGPHTEGGCTTCLGALTIGSGVIRNVAYYIIGHASKFVRPGAVRIASNITNQLDNVAFKTPDGKKVLIVVNNGAIPQTFNIRYKEKIVTSTLANGAVATYIW; this comes from the coding sequence ATGAGATTCCGTAATAAAACATCGATCAGCCTGGCTGTATTGTTAATGACAGGCCTGATCGCCATTGCAGGCTGCAAGGATAAAAATGGGGGAGAAATACCAGGCCCCACTGTCGATCCGCCAATGACCGATACCACAGACGTCAATATGTGGCTGACCACGGGAGATAAAACTGTACTGTTCCAGAAGCAAAAGGTCAGGCTGCTCTTTAAGGATACTGTCAATATATACCCGGACATCAGCGTGAATGATGAACAAACGTACCAGACCATAGATGGCTTTGGCTATTGCCTGACAGATGGCAGCGCCATGCTGATCAATTCCCTTCCGGCCAATGTACAGGATGAATTGCTGAAAGAACTCTTCCTGACAGATAGTACACATATCGGTGTGAGCTACCTGCGTGTAAGCATTGGCGCCTCCGATCTGAGTGTGGCGCCATTTACCTACAACGATCTCTCTACAGGTGAGACAGATGTCAATATGACTAAATTCAGCATTGACATGGAAAAGAAAGACCTGCTGCCTATACTGAAGAAAATAGTGGCCCTGGCTCCCAATATCAAAATCCTGGGATCGCCATGGTCAGCTCCATCCTGGATGAAAACAAACAATGCCTCTAAAGGCGGCAGCCTGAAACCTGAATATTATGCCGCCTATGCTTTATACTTTGTAAAATACATCCAGGCAATGAAGGCAGAAGGTATCACGATCGATGCCATTACACCCCAGAATGAGCCACTGCACGGCGGGAACAACCCGAGTATGGTCATGCAGGCCAATGAACAGGCTGACTTTGTAAAGAATCACCTGGGACCTGCATTCAAAGCAGCCGGTCTGACCACTAAGATCATTGTATATGATCATAACGCAGACAAACCGGAATATCCTGCTGCTATCCTGAACGACCGGGATGCTTATCCTTATGTAGACGGCTCGGCCTTTCATCTGTATGGCGGCAGCATCACAGCGCTCACGCAGTTACATGACGCTTACCCTGAAAAGAATATTTACTTCACTGAACAATGGGTGGGTGGACCCGGCAACTTCGGGAACGACCTGAAGTGGCATGTCAGCACACTGATCATTGGCGCTACCCGCAACTGGAGCCGCAATGTACTGGAATGGAACCTGGCTTCCGATCCGAATTATGGTCCGCATACGGAAGGTGGTTGTACTACCTGTCTGGGAGCATTGACAATTGGTTCCGGCGTCATTCGTAACGTTGCATATTATATCATCGGTCACGCATCTAAATTTGTACGCCCGGGCGCAGTCAGGATCGCTTCTAATATTACAAACCAATTGGACAATGTGGCGTTTAAAACCCCCGATGGTAAAAAGGTGCTGATCGTTGTAAACAATGGCGCCATACCGCAGACATTCAATATCAGGTACAAGGAAAAAATAGTGACCAGTACGCTTGCCAATGGAGCTGTAGCAACATATATCTGGTAA
- a CDS encoding glycoside hydrolase family 16 protein, which translates to MKTLKYLPFILLSFNILSCSGKGGSDTTTNPVTPQGPVDKHWTFETTPVWADEFDYNGLPDNTKWGYDIGGGGWGNNELEYYTNSLNNASVANGKLAITARKEVKENRNYTSARLVTKGKGDFLYGRFEIKAKLPAGKGTWPAIWMLPTEWAYGDWPKSGEIDIMEHVGYDPDVIHISAHTEAYYFRINTQKTSVKKIQNASTEYHVYRMDWTPYALRGYIDDQLIFEFINEGKGYKVWPFDKKFHLLLNIAVGGDWGGAQGMDESIYPVTMDVDYVRVYKMIEK; encoded by the coding sequence ATGAAAACACTCAAATATCTTCCCTTCATTCTGCTTAGCTTTAATATCCTTTCCTGCTCAGGAAAAGGCGGCAGCGATACGACAACGAACCCGGTAACGCCGCAGGGCCCCGTAGATAAGCACTGGACCTTTGAAACAACACCCGTTTGGGCAGATGAATTTGATTACAACGGTTTGCCCGACAATACAAAATGGGGATACGATATTGGTGGTGGCGGATGGGGAAACAATGAGCTGGAATATTATACCAACAGCCTGAACAATGCCTCGGTGGCAAATGGCAAACTGGCCATTACTGCCAGGAAAGAAGTGAAGGAAAACCGTAATTATACCTCCGCACGACTGGTCACAAAAGGGAAAGGGGATTTCCTGTACGGCCGCTTTGAGATCAAGGCAAAACTGCCTGCGGGTAAAGGTACCTGGCCTGCCATCTGGATGCTGCCAACCGAATGGGCGTACGGAGACTGGCCAAAATCAGGAGAGATCGATATTATGGAACATGTGGGATATGATCCGGATGTGATCCATATCAGTGCACATACAGAAGCCTATTATTTCAGAATAAACACACAGAAAACAAGCGTTAAGAAAATACAGAACGCCAGTACGGAATATCATGTGTATAGAATGGATTGGACACCCTATGCCCTGCGTGGGTATATCGACGATCAGCTCATCTTTGAGTTTATTAATGAAGGGAAAGGATACAAAGTATGGCCTTTCGATAAGAAATTTCATCTCCTGCTGAACATCGCTGTTGGTGGCGACTGGGGTGGTGCACAGGGAATGGATGAGTCCATTTATCCGGTAACAATGGATGTGGACTATGTAAGAGTTTATAAAATGATTGAAAAATGA
- a CDS encoding RagB/SusD family nutrient uptake outer membrane protein, with protein MKTRQIPYIIAMAIGLNLTAGCSNKFLEIEPIGTDLEANYYRNATEAFNGLVAIYDVVSWQGGGYVTKVGAMDAGSDDHLAGGGGASDITAFQVFSKYTLAPDQGPQEELWKKGYAGIFRANTLLGKLPKVPMDENLKKRFVAECKFLRAFFYFDLVRLFRNIPLLTTSVTAGEMYNVVQSPPADVYNLIIQDIKDAIAEPNFPDQVPVDSLGGRATRGAAHALLGKVYLYQEKWAEAAAELAEVNGTPGQTSPKYGYKLLANYADLWKFNANKFNSESIFEAAFSSKSGGNWNCVGCTEGNVLNIMVGPRGYTALKPEAPQMVSGWSFLVVTKSLFDAIHFDPRYNATVLNMDSLKANGIASYSPGHDDTGWFLNKFAAKISDKSTGPGNMELNFPQNLYEIRLADTYLMEAEALVKAGQSGGPGSRAYELLNAVRARVGLSPIEATDDNIFKERRLELAGEGHRWFDLVRTGRAAAALGDRGFKTGKHEVLPIPLLELENTKLQQNPEWK; from the coding sequence ATGAAAACAAGACAAATTCCATATATAATAGCCATGGCCATCGGATTAAACCTGACGGCCGGCTGTAGCAATAAATTTCTCGAAATAGAACCAATAGGTACCGATCTGGAAGCCAACTACTACCGTAATGCCACAGAAGCTTTTAATGGCCTGGTAGCAATATACGATGTGGTAAGCTGGCAGGGTGGTGGTTATGTCACCAAAGTGGGTGCTATGGATGCTGGTTCAGATGACCATCTTGCCGGTGGTGGTGGTGCAAGCGACATAACAGCCTTCCAGGTATTTTCAAAATATACCCTCGCTCCCGATCAGGGCCCCCAGGAAGAATTATGGAAAAAAGGCTATGCCGGTATCTTCCGTGCCAATACGCTGTTAGGTAAACTGCCTAAAGTTCCGATGGATGAAAACCTGAAGAAGCGTTTTGTCGCTGAATGCAAATTCCTCCGCGCATTCTTCTATTTCGACCTCGTACGTTTATTCAGAAATATTCCCTTGCTGACTACATCTGTAACTGCCGGAGAAATGTACAATGTGGTACAGTCGCCTCCTGCTGATGTATACAATCTGATCATCCAGGATATCAAGGATGCTATTGCAGAGCCTAATTTTCCTGATCAGGTACCGGTAGATTCTCTCGGCGGACGTGCCACCAGAGGCGCTGCGCATGCACTGTTGGGTAAAGTATACCTGTACCAGGAAAAATGGGCGGAAGCTGCTGCAGAACTGGCGGAAGTAAACGGTACACCCGGACAAACAAGTCCGAAATATGGTTATAAGTTGCTGGCCAACTATGCTGACCTGTGGAAATTCAATGCCAATAAATTCAACAGCGAATCAATATTTGAAGCTGCATTCAGTTCCAAGTCAGGCGGTAACTGGAATTGTGTAGGCTGTACCGAAGGTAATGTGCTGAACATCATGGTAGGCCCGAGAGGTTATACCGCTTTGAAGCCTGAGGCGCCTCAGATGGTGTCCGGCTGGAGCTTCCTGGTAGTTACCAAGAGCCTCTTCGATGCTATTCACTTTGATCCGCGTTATAATGCAACCGTATTGAACATGGATAGCCTGAAGGCAAACGGTATTGCAAGCTATTCTCCCGGACATGATGATACCGGTTGGTTCCTGAATAAATTCGCGGCGAAAATAAGTGATAAATCTACCGGTCCTGGTAACATGGAACTGAACTTCCCCCAGAACCTGTACGAGATCCGCCTGGCAGATACTTACCTGATGGAAGCGGAAGCGCTGGTGAAAGCCGGCCAGAGCGGTGGGCCAGGTTCACGTGCCTATGAATTACTGAATGCTGTACGCGCCCGCGTAGGACTCAGCCCTATCGAGGCAACAGATGATAATATCTTCAAAGAAAGACGCCTTGAACTGGCTGGTGAAGGCCACCGCTGGTTTGACCTGGTACGTACCGGCAGAGCTGCAGCTGCGCTGGGCGACCGTGGTTTCAAAACAGGTAAACACGAGGTGCTGCCTATTCCGTTACTGGAACTGGAAAACACAAAACTTCAGCAGAACCCTGAATGGAAATAA